GAGCCGGCGATCGTGCTGCATTGGCTCGTGCGACTCCGCTGGCTCGCGGCACTCGGGCAGCTGCTGGCCATCGGTCTGGCGATCTGGCTGCTGGGCCTTGGCTATGGCTGGACACCGCTGGCGGTGGTCGTCGCGGTGACGCTCGTGTCGAACGTGTTGCTGGCGGCGGCGTTACCGCGGTTGCCCGACCCGCCGAGGTCTCTAGCGGCGGGCGTGGTGCTGGCCGACGTGCTGCTGCTGACGACGCTTCTGTTTTTCACGGGCGGCGCAGCGAATCCGTTCACGCTGCTCTACGTGCTGCACGTTGCGCTGGCGGCGAGCGTGCTCGGGTCACGCTGGACGTGGATCGTCGTCGGCCTCGTTGGCGTCTGCTTCGGGTTCGTTGCGCTCGTGCATCGTCCACTCGAGCCCACGTCGACCGACGTGTTGGAAGGAGACATCCTGCTCTACGGGCAGGCGATGGCACTCCTGCTGGTCGTGCTGCTCGTGGGTTACTTCGTCAGCCGAGTCGTCGCGTCACTTCGACAACGCGAGGCGGAGCTTGCGCGGGTTCGCGAGGAAGCCCAGGTCGGCGAACGGCTCGCGGCGATCACGACACTCGCCGCCGGCGCTGCGCACGAGCTAGGCACACCGCTGGCGACAATTGCGGTCACCAGTCGCGAGATGGAGCTGGCCGCCGAGAAGCTCGGCGACGACGCGCTCGCGGAGGACGCCACGCTTGTTCGCCAGCAGGTCGAGCGTTGCCGGCAGATCCTCGAACACCTCCGTGGTGACGTCGCCGGCCGAGGCACCGACGAGCCCGGCGAGTCCGATGTCCAGGCCTGTGCTGAGGCGGTCCGCGATCGTCTTCGCCCGGGCCGACGTGAGAAGGTGATCATCGACTTCCGATCGCCCGTCCACGCGGCCGTTGCACCAAGGGCGTTGGAGCAGGCGTTGGAGCTTCTCGTGAACAATGCCTTTCAAGCGGGCGAGGCCGCGGGCATCGATGGGCCGGTCGAGATCGATGCCATTCAGGACCCATTCGCCGCACGCGTGAGCGTGATCGACATCGGCCCCGGCATGGCACCCGAGGTCGCTGCCCGCGCGGCCGAACCCTTCTTCACCACCAAAGACCCCGGCGGCGGGATGGGGCTGGGGCTCTTCCTCGTCCGGCTGATCGCCGAAAAGGCCGGTGGAAGCTTCAAGCTCAACTCCGAGGTCGGCAAAGGCACCATCGCCACGCTCGCGCTGCCACCGATCCCGGATCCCAACGAGCCAAAGTGACGTCGAGGCTCCGTCCACACGTCACTCACTCCAACGGCGGCAGCTTGTGGAGCTTGCGCTGCAGGCTGCGCCTGTGGATGCCCAGCTTCCGTGCGGCCTGGCTGATGTTGCCGTTGCAGTCGCTGAGCACGCGATGGATGTAGTCCCACTCGACCCGCGCCAGACTCGGCATCTGCGCTTCGGCCGCCTTGATGCGGGGAAGATTCGGCAACGGACGATCGGCCGCCTTGGCCTCGGCGGCCTCGAACGACGCGAGGATCTGATCCGCATCGACCGGCTTGGTCAGGTAGTCCGCGGCACCGAGCTTCACCGCTTCGACGGCCGTCGCGATCGTGCCGTAGCCGGTCAGAACGACGATCTGCATGTCGCCGTCGATGGCGTGGAGCGACTTGACGAGCTCCAGGCCGCCGCGTCCCGGCATGCGAAGGTCGACCGAGGCCCAGTCGGGCTTGAACTCGCGAGCCGCCTTCTCCGCACCGTCGGCGTCTGCCGCGGACGCGGTTTCGAGGCCGCGGTTGGACATGGCTCGGACGAGTCGCGTGCGGAACATCTCGTCGTCGTCGACGACGAGCATGCGCAGGCGATTCTCAGCAAGATCGGCGGACGGATCGGCTCCGGCGTCGTTGGCCGCGATGGTCATGCCCGCATTGTAATCCCTCTATCGCCCCGGCAGGAGCAGGTCCCCCGGTTCCTCGTCGCGAACCACGCCGCCGAGAAAGACGGCAAAGACCCGATTGCCGCTCGCGACGCGGACGATCACTCCTACCTGCGGCGGAACACCGTCGAGCGCCGTCATCGCCTGACGCGCCGATCCGACCGGTCGGCCACCGATCGCGAAGATCTGATCGCCGGCGCGAATGCCCGCGCGGTTCGCGGGCGACCCGGGCTCGACCGCCACCACCATCGGCGGGCCGTTGACGCGATCTTCGAACCGCAGGCCGTACAGGTCGCCACCCATCGGCTCGAGGTTGAAGTCGAGCGAACCCCTCGGACGCTCCTCAATGACGACGCTCACTTGCTCCTCGGCAGCGTCCCTCACCACCGTCAGATCGATCGCTTCACCCGGCTCAGCAAAACCGACAATGAGGATCAGCTCTGAAAAGTCGTCCACGCGTCGTCCGTCGATCTCGGTGATCACATCGCCGCGACGGAGGTCCGCTTCCGCCGCCGGCGTCCCACGAAAGACTCGGCCGACAAGGACGCCGCGATCGTCTTCGAGGCCGAGCCGTCGATAGGCGTTGTCGTACTCCGAAAGCGCTGCCCCACGAATCCCGAGCCACCCTCGGACGACCCGGCCACGGTCGCGAATGTCTTCGTAAAACCGCTTGGCCTGATTGCTCGGAATCGCAAAACCCACGCCGCTGAAGCTGCCGCTGCGTGAGAAAATCGCGGTGTTGATGCCGACGACGCGCCCGGCCACGTCCACCAGCGGGCCGCCGGAGTTGCCGGGATTGATCGCTGCGTCGACCTGAATGAAGTCCTGGAACGTCGGCTCGCCCAGTGGTGACAAGATCAGCTCGCCCTGCGTCCGGTTGAGCGCACTGACGACGCCCGCGGTCATGCTGCCGACGAAGCCGAAGGGGCTGCCGAAGGCCAGCACCCAGTCGCCCTTCTGCAACAGGTCGCTGTCGCCCCAGTCGGCCGGAACGAGTCCGATGGCGCGCACTTCGACCACGGCGAGGTCACTCTGCTGGTCTTCGCCGATGACCCGCGCGTCGAGACGTCTGCCGTCACTGAGCGTCACCGCGATGTCACTGTGCCCGCGGACGACGTGTTCGTTGGTGATGATGTGGCCGATCGGGAGTCGCTCGCCTTCGTCCTCGATGACGGCGACGATCACGCCGCTGCCGCTGTTGGAGGCAGGCGTGTCGCTGCCGACGACGCTGTTGGGCGGACGGATGACATCGATCTTCACGACCGCCGGCTCCATGACGGCGTTGACTTCGTTGAAGACGCCCTGCAGCTCGTTGACGCTCGCCAGCCGCAGGCGGGCTTCGCGGACCTCTTCGCGACGTTGCTCACCCGCTCGGGATTCAATGCCCCGTCGCACCGCCCACCCCGCGACGAGGATCACCCACATCAGCACGATCCCGATCACGATCGTGCGGATCGCGATCAACCGGTCATTGGTACCGGGCGGCGGCGGTGGCTGGAGATCTTCGGCCTCGGTCACGACATCACTCCTTGGACAAATACAAGTGCTCACCGGCGGGGTAGCTGCCGTCGCGCACCATGGTCACCCATGCCGACGCCGCCTGTCGCAACGACGGCTGGCCCATGTCCGGCACGAACTTCGGTCGACGATTCGAAAGCCCCAGCAAATCCGTCAAAACCACCACATGCGCCATCGGCGAGGAACCGGCTCCGCAGCCAATGACAGGAATCGTCGTCCGCTCGATGACCAGTTTCGACGCCTCGGGCGGCACGGCCTCCAGCAGGAGCGTCGCGGCGCCAGCGTACTCGAAGTCCTCCGCATCCTTCGCCAGCTGCTCCGCCGCTCCCGCGTCGGCAGCCTGCACGCGGTAGCCCGACCGCTGCACGCTCTGCGGCCGAAGCCCCAGGTGACAGCACACCGCCACACCCGCGTCGGCCAACTGCGTCACGAGCGGCAGCAAGCTCCGCGTGACTTCCAGCTTGACCGAGTCGCAACCCGTCTCGCGAACCATCCGGCAGACGTTCGCGACGGCCGATGCTGCATCGGCGTGGTAGCTGCCAAACGGCATGTCGACCATGACGTAGCTCGCCGTCGCCCCGCGTCGGACGGCCTTTCCGAGCGTGATGAGTGTGTCGAGGTCGATCGCGGTCGTCCGCTCGTGCCCCAGGACGACGTTCGCCGCCGAGTCGCCGACGAGCAGCAGTTCAACGCCGCACTGCTGCAGATGGACAGCCGTCGTGAAGTCGTAGCAGGTGAGCATCGCCATGCGACGCCCGTCGTCCCTTGCCTGCTGAACATCGCGCAGCCGGACGGGCTGCAGCACGGGCTCCGGACTGGCATCGTCACGCTCCGCAGGCACTTATGAGCCTAGCGCCCACTCCGTCATCCCGAGCGCAGCAGAGGAACCTCGCCTGGTTCTGCGCGTACGCGCCGACGAGCCCCTTCAACTCGCTGCGCTCGCTCAGGATGGCGGATAGTGCGGACTCACGGTCCGAGCGTGACGAGCGTCATCGGGTCGAATGGGTACTTCTGGAAGACAGCCAGGACATCGTCGAGTGTGACGGCGAGGATGGCGTCGACTTCGTCCTGCAGCGGACGGTACTTGCCGTCGTAGACCCAGCCGCTGCCGATGGCCCGCATGCGGCTGTTGGTGCTCTCGCCGTGCAATACCGCCCCGCCGGCGATCTTGTTCTTGGCCCGCTCGATTTCATCGTCGCCGAGGTCGTCTTTGACGCCTCGCAAGACGCCAAGTGCGATGTCGGTCGCCTGTTCGCTCTTATCGGGATCGCAGGTGAGCGAGAGTGCGAAGCTGCCGACGCGATCGTGCGGATACGGCGAGAGTTCTGCCTCCTCGCAGATCGCCGGATCGACCAGTGCCCAGTACAACCGGCTGCCGTCACCGTCGCCAATCAGGTCTGCCAGGACGCGAGCGGCATAGCGATCATCGTGCTGGGCGGACGGGCCGTTCGACAACCCCATGACGTAACGCCGCGTCAGCTTCGGATCGACCAGGTGCGTCACGCCGCCTTGCGACTCGGCCGGCGAGAGTTCGCGCTCGAAACCGACCGGCTGCCAGTGGCCGTAGTGCTCCTGAGCGAGCCGCACGATCTCGTCGAAGTCAAACTGTCCGGCGACGCTCAGCACCGTGTTCCGCGGGCCGTAGTGCTGGTCGAGGTAACCCTTCATGTCGTCCCGCGCCATGCCGCCGATCGTCTCGGCCGGGCCGAGGATGCTCATCTCCAACGGATGTCCTTCGTAATGCCGGGCCATGACCTCTTCGAACACCCGGTGGCCTGGGTCGTCGGCGTACATGGCGATCTCTTCGAGGATGACCTGTTTCTCGGTATCGAAGTCGTCGTTGCGTAACGCCGGGCGAAACAGGTGCCCCAAGTGCTCCATGACGTCCTTCGTGAACTCCGGCAGGACGGCCGCGTGGTAGCCGGTCATCTCCTGCGTCGTGAACGCGTTGTAGTTGGCGCCGAGGTCGTCGAAAATCTGGTTCATCTCCGCCGCGTCGCGTGAGTCCGAGCCCTTGAACATCATGTGCTCGAGGAAGTGGCTCACGCCGTTGAGCCGTCGCGGCTCGTCGCGCGTGCCGGTACGGACGAACAGCCCGCAGGCGAACGAACGACTCGTTGAAATCGGCTCGGCCAGAATGGTCAGGCCGTTGTCGAGCGTGTGCTCGAAGTGCTTTGAAGCCGCTTGTGGCATGAGCCGACGGTAGCGCGTCGCTCGGGTGTTTGCGGTAGGATGCACCGATGGACGCCGCCGATTCCGCCGCACTTATCTCGCCGCCCAAGGCAGACGGCTACTCGCCGCCGCTGCGGATGAGCCTGGAAGTCGCCGGCCGGGTCTTCAACGTGCGAGAGACGGGTCCCGACTTCGTGGTTCTGTCCGACGCCGTCGATGTTGATGCCGATTTCGGCGTGCTTCACACCGTTCTTGATGGCGTCGCGCGCGAACGACGGATCGCATTGATCGACGGCATTCGCGCCTCCCGCTACGAGCAATCGGTCCGACGATGACGTTTCGGATCCCACTCAATGTCGCGACCTACTGCGCTGAGAGAGACACGTCGCTTGTCGCGATCCTCGGCGAGGGAAAGGACGGCAGTGTTTATGAGACGGATGCCGGATCGGCCGTCAAGCTGCACCATGCTCGCGAGGTCTACGAGCGTGAGCGGGACGCCTATTTTCGCCTTCTCAAGCGGAACGTGAGGTTCGTTCGCGACCTTGCCATCCCAAAGCTCCTTCAGCACGACGACGAGTTTCTCATCCTCGAGCTCACGATCGTCGCACCACCATTCCTGCTCGACTTCGCCTCGGCATACCTCGACGAGCCACCAGATTGGCCGGAGGACGTGGTCGAGCATTGGCACGAGCAGCTTCGCGAACGCTTCGAAGACCGCTACGGCGACGTGG
The sequence above is drawn from the Planctomycetota bacterium genome and encodes:
- a CDS encoding ATP-binding protein, whose translation is MTPIQPYPATLEPQSFTEPAIVLHWLVRLRWLAALGQLLAIGLAIWLLGLGYGWTPLAVVVAVTLVSNVLLAAALPRLPDPPRSLAAGVVLADVLLLTTLLFFTGGAANPFTLLYVLHVALAASVLGSRWTWIVVGLVGVCFGFVALVHRPLEPTSTDVLEGDILLYGQAMALLLVVLLVGYFVSRVVASLRQREAELARVREEAQVGERLAAITTLAAGAAHELGTPLATIAVTSREMELAAEKLGDDALAEDATLVRQQVERCRQILEHLRGDVAGRGTDEPGESDVQACAEAVRDRLRPGRREKVIIDFRSPVHAAVAPRALEQALELLVNNAFQAGEAAGIDGPVEIDAIQDPFAARVSVIDIGPGMAPEVAARAAEPFFTTKDPGGGMGLGLFLVRLIAEKAGGSFKLNSEVGKGTIATLALPPIPDPNEPK
- a CDS encoding response regulator: MTIAANDAGADPSADLAENRLRMLVVDDDEMFRTRLVRAMSNRGLETASAADADGAEKAAREFKPDWASVDLRMPGRGGLELVKSLHAIDGDMQIVVLTGYGTIATAVEAVKLGAADYLTKPVDADQILASFEAAEAKAADRPLPNLPRIKAAEAQMPSLARVEWDYIHRVLSDCNGNISQAARKLGIHRRSLQRKLHKLPPLE
- a CDS encoding trypsin-like peptidase domain-containing protein, which codes for MTEAEDLQPPPPPGTNDRLIAIRTIVIGIVLMWVILVAGWAVRRGIESRAGEQRREEVREARLRLASVNELQGVFNEVNAVMEPAVVKIDVIRPPNSVVGSDTPASNSGSGVIVAVIEDEGERLPIGHIITNEHVVRGHSDIAVTLSDGRRLDARVIGEDQQSDLAVVEVRAIGLVPADWGDSDLLQKGDWVLAFGSPFGFVGSMTAGVVSALNRTQGELILSPLGEPTFQDFIQVDAAINPGNSGGPLVDVAGRVVGINTAIFSRSGSFSGVGFAIPSNQAKRFYEDIRDRGRVVRGWLGIRGAALSEYDNAYRRLGLEDDRGVLVGRVFRGTPAAEADLRRGDVITEIDGRRVDDFSELILIVGFAEPGEAIDLTVVRDAAEEQVSVVIEERPRGSLDFNLEPMGGDLYGLRFEDRVNGPPMVVAVEPGSPANRAGIRAGDQIFAIGGRPVGSARQAMTALDGVPPQVGVIVRVASGNRVFAVFLGGVVRDEEPGDLLLPGR
- the panB gene encoding 3-methyl-2-oxobutanoate hydroxymethyltransferase, which translates into the protein MPAERDDASPEPVLQPVRLRDVQQARDDGRRMAMLTCYDFTTAVHLQQCGVELLLVGDSAANVVLGHERTTAIDLDTLITLGKAVRRGATASYVMVDMPFGSYHADAASAVANVCRMVRETGCDSVKLEVTRSLLPLVTQLADAGVAVCCHLGLRPQSVQRSGYRVQAADAGAAEQLAKDAEDFEYAGAATLLLEAVPPEASKLVIERTTIPVIGCGAGSSPMAHVVVLTDLLGLSNRRPKFVPDMGQPSLRQAASAWVTMVRDGSYPAGEHLYLSKE
- a CDS encoding pitrilysin family protein, whose translation is MPQAASKHFEHTLDNGLTILAEPISTSRSFACGLFVRTGTRDEPRRLNGVSHFLEHMMFKGSDSRDAAEMNQIFDDLGANYNAFTTQEMTGYHAAVLPEFTKDVMEHLGHLFRPALRNDDFDTEKQVILEEIAMYADDPGHRVFEEVMARHYEGHPLEMSILGPAETIGGMARDDMKGYLDQHYGPRNTVLSVAGQFDFDEIVRLAQEHYGHWQPVGFERELSPAESQGGVTHLVDPKLTRRYVMGLSNGPSAQHDDRYAARVLADLIGDGDGSRLYWALVDPAICEEAELSPYPHDRVGSFALSLTCDPDKSEQATDIALGVLRGVKDDLGDDEIERAKNKIAGGAVLHGESTNSRMRAIGSGWVYDGKYRPLQDEVDAILAVTLDDVLAVFQKYPFDPMTLVTLGP